A stretch of Ectothiorhodospiraceae bacterium BW-2 DNA encodes these proteins:
- a CDS encoding PEGA domain-containing protein translates to MNYRLLPLLLSLLLSPWLQAQNRGSLPVDIALPDGKPLLQYQQSHALIIGVSDYTAGWDDLDSIPTELDDVVAVLEEQSYQIHRLDNPDSRELEAEIKQFLEQYGYARNNRLLVYYSGHGYSLDNGRQGFLVPTDAPLPSRDEAGFRRKALNFNDILAWNRNITTNHVLFLFDSCFSGTILAAKGADEPPPLISKLMAEPVRRFITAGSAGEEVPAHSVFTPAFVDAIRYRKGDLNRDGYITGEELGLHLKQTVGNHSDQTPQSGTIKDYHLSRGDIILVAGGSSQIIPAPQPTALTGILAIDSTPGGAIIRLNGAKVGAAPQTIPGLPANKSYELSAEKAGYQSESETIFLSASNQPRVVNFILDSLTREPANHPFTVSTTPVDARVRILNIVPKYYDGIELKDGRYRIEVTADGYEKHLEWVEHGGRATTHHVTLSEIAQSVQQTSAPSQSSSRPTTTSSQQRRSYEPEMEPVPGGCYQMGSNSGDSDEKPVHRVCVNSFKIGKYEITQSQWQAVMGGNPSRFSNCGSNCPVEQVSWDDIQQYIKKLNQKTSKRYRLPSEAEWEYAARGGTTTPFWTGNCITTKQANYNGNYDYKDCGAKTGTYRKITLPVGSFQPNAFGLYDMSGNVWEWVQDCWNNSYHGAPADGSAWESGECGQRVLRGGSWSSGPINLRSADRNWNFTGLPGTSLGFRLILQD, encoded by the coding sequence ATGAACTATCGACTACTGCCCCTGTTACTATCTCTACTACTATCGCCGTGGCTACAAGCGCAGAACCGGGGCAGCCTGCCGGTGGACATCGCCCTACCCGATGGCAAACCGCTGCTGCAATACCAACAGAGCCACGCGCTCATTATTGGTGTCAGTGACTACACGGCGGGGTGGGACGATTTAGACAGCATCCCCACAGAGCTGGATGATGTTGTGGCGGTTTTAGAAGAGCAGAGCTACCAAATTCACCGTCTCGATAACCCTGACAGCCGCGAACTAGAAGCGGAGATAAAACAGTTTCTGGAACAGTATGGCTACGCCCGTAATAACCGTCTGCTGGTCTATTACTCTGGTCACGGTTACAGCCTTGATAACGGGCGGCAAGGCTTTTTAGTCCCGACCGATGCACCGCTCCCCTCCCGTGATGAAGCAGGGTTTCGGCGCAAAGCACTTAACTTTAACGACATCTTGGCGTGGAACCGCAACATCACCACCAACCATGTACTGTTTCTGTTTGATAGCTGTTTTTCCGGCACCATTTTAGCGGCCAAAGGGGCGGATGAGCCACCGCCACTGATTAGCAAACTGATGGCCGAACCGGTAAGACGCTTTATCACCGCCGGCAGTGCGGGAGAGGAAGTACCGGCGCACAGCGTCTTTACGCCAGCGTTTGTCGATGCGATACGCTACCGCAAAGGGGACTTAAACCGCGATGGTTACATTACTGGCGAAGAGCTGGGGCTACACCTGAAACAGACCGTTGGTAACCACAGCGACCAGACGCCGCAGTCGGGGACGATTAAAGACTACCACCTTTCGCGCGGGGATATTATTTTAGTCGCCGGTGGCAGCAGCCAAATTATTCCCGCCCCGCAACCGACAGCGCTAACGGGGATACTAGCGATAGACAGCACCCCCGGTGGTGCGATTATTCGTCTTAATGGTGCCAAAGTCGGCGCAGCGCCACAGACGATTCCCGGTTTGCCGGCTAATAAGAGCTACGAGCTAAGTGCAGAAAAAGCGGGTTATCAAAGCGAAAGCGAGACGATATTTTTAAGCGCGAGCAATCAGCCGAGAGTGGTCAACTTTATTTTGGACTCACTCACCCGCGAGCCGGCGAATCACCCGTTCACGGTCAGCACCACCCCGGTCGATGCCCGTGTTCGCATTCTTAACATCGTCCCGAAATACTATGATGGCATAGAACTAAAAGATGGCCGCTACCGGATTGAAGTCACGGCGGACGGCTATGAAAAGCATCTTGAGTGGGTCGAGCATGGTGGTAGAGCGACGACGCATCATGTCACGCTCAGTGAGATAGCCCAGTCGGTACAACAAACGAGCGCCCCCTCACAAAGCAGCTCACGCCCGACGACAACCAGCAGCCAGCAGCGCCGCAGCTACGAACCGGAGATGGAACCAGTGCCCGGTGGCTGCTATCAGATGGGCAGCAACAGTGGTGATAGTGACGAAAAACCGGTACACCGCGTCTGTGTTAATAGTTTTAAGATAGGCAAATACGAAATCACCCAAAGCCAATGGCAGGCAGTGATGGGGGGCAATCCGAGCCGTTTTAGTAACTGCGGCAGCAACTGCCCGGTAGAACAGGTCAGTTGGGATGATATTCAGCAATACATCAAAAAACTGAACCAAAAGACGAGCAAGCGTTACCGTTTACCGAGTGAGGCTGAGTGGGAGTATGCGGCTCGAGGCGGCACCACCACTCCGTTCTGGACAGGAAATTGTATCACTACAAAGCAAGCAAACTATAATGGTAATTATGACTATAAAGATTGCGGCGCTAAGACCGGCACCTATCGCAAGATAACACTACCTGTTGGCTCGTTTCAACCCAACGCCTTTGGGTTATATGACATGAGCGGCAATGTCTGGGAGTGGGTGCAGGATTGTTGGAACAACAGCTACCATGGCGCTCCGGCTGATGGCAGTGCTTGGGAGAGCGGTGAGTGTGGCCAGCGCGTTCTGCGCGGTGGTTCCTGGAGCAGCGGACCGATCAACCTCCGTTCGGCCGACCGCAACTGGAACTTCACCGGCCTCCCCGGGACCAGCCTCGGCTTCCGTCTGATTCTCCAGGACTAA
- a CDS encoding DUF1016 family protein: MPADMKLTQGAAYRDWLASVKSRIHAARMKIALSANSELITLYYELGARISERESTARWGTGFIDAFSRDLKASFPDVGGFSAKNLRYCRAFFRFYCDPAIWQQAVAKLNSEPWVGVEAELAQRIAQIPWGHHIQIFSKCSGLVEAVFLTELSTGLG, encoded by the coding sequence ATGCCTGCTGACATGAAATTGACCCAAGGGGCGGCCTATCGCGATTGGTTGGCATCCGTCAAAAGCCGGATTCATGCAGCGCGAATGAAAATCGCGCTGTCGGCGAACAGCGAGCTGATTACGTTGTATTACGAGCTCGGGGCGCGGATCAGCGAGCGGGAGTCAACTGCGCGGTGGGGTACAGGTTTTATTGATGCTTTTAGCAGAGACCTGAAAGCCTCGTTTCCCGATGTGGGCGGTTTTTCAGCTAAAAATCTGCGCTACTGTCGAGCTTTCTTCCGCTTCTATTGTGACCCTGCAATTTGGCAACAGGCTGTTGCCAAATTGAACTCCGAACCTTGGGTCGGCGTGGAGGCCGAGCTTGCGCAACGCATCGCGCAGATTCCTTGGGGGCATCACATTCAGATATTCAGCAAGTGTTCCGGACTTGTCGAGGCGGTTTTTTTGACAGAGTTATCCACAGGATTAGGTTGA
- a CDS encoding type II toxin-antitoxin system VapC family toxin, with product MRVLLDTHAFLWFLLDDPKLSATAQSIISDARTMVYISPAIYWEIAIKISLGKYALPESYALFMERELAHNDFHILPILPKHTTALIDLPFHHRDPFDRLLIAQSLAEAIPLVSCDGAFDSYGVTRIW from the coding sequence GTGAGAGTGTTGTTGGATACCCACGCCTTTCTGTGGTTCTTGCTGGATGATCCGAAACTCTCTGCAACCGCGCAGTCGATCATCAGCGATGCGCGGACGATGGTTTACATCAGTCCGGCAATCTATTGGGAGATCGCCATCAAGATCAGTCTGGGTAAATATGCGTTGCCAGAATCCTATGCGTTATTCATGGAACGAGAACTGGCCCACAACGATTTCCATATCTTGCCGATCCTGCCAAAACATACCACTGCACTGATTGACTTGCCTTTTCATCACCGTGATCCATTCGATCGTCTGCTGATTGCCCAATCGCTCGCGGAAGCGATTCCGCTGGTGAGCTGTGACGGTGCTTTTGATAGCTATGGAGTCACACGGATATGGTGA
- a CDS encoding DUF2281 domain-containing protein, whose protein sequence is MAIAEEIYSEVKTLPDDLAREVLDFVHFIENRYALRQNSETIEQPPIRRRTPGSAKGKLQVLVEDEAHLDDFQGYMP, encoded by the coding sequence ATGGCGATAGCAGAAGAGATCTATTCTGAAGTGAAAACACTGCCGGACGATTTGGCGCGTGAGGTGCTTGATTTTGTCCATTTCATTGAAAATCGCTATGCCTTGCGGCAAAACAGCGAAACCATCGAACAACCACCCATTCGGCGGCGTACGCCAGGCAGCGCCAAGGGAAAGTTGCAGGTGCTGGTAGAGGATGAGGCACATCTAGACGATTTCCAGGGCTATATGCCGTGA
- a CDS encoding Fic family protein — MSDYHKFRPLLTAELADVCDQWLAAQPLKAEFEQRLWQRLRLEWNYNSNHIEGNTLTYGETLLLLIHGRTRGEHLLREYEEMRGHDVAIEYLRSLAKEERMIGEGDIRDLNRIVLKEGFWRIAETVDGNPTRRWIEPGEYKTAPNHVITATGELFHFATSEETPAKMAEFCHWLTEQIEQPQQELMQLLAEIHHRFIAIHPFDDGNGRVVRLLLNYVLLRLELLPLIIQTSRRRSYLDAIAMADSGDLQPLAQFLEQSLLWSMQLGVRAAGELVELEELQR; from the coding sequence ATGAGTGACTACCACAAATTTCGTCCCTTATTGACGGCTGAACTGGCGGATGTTTGCGATCAATGGTTGGCAGCACAACCACTTAAAGCTGAATTTGAGCAACGACTTTGGCAGCGGTTACGGCTGGAGTGGAACTACAACTCTAACCACATTGAAGGCAACACCTTAACCTATGGTGAAACACTGTTGTTACTGATTCATGGCCGTACCCGAGGCGAACATCTGTTACGCGAATATGAGGAGATGCGTGGTCACGATGTGGCGATTGAGTATCTACGTAGTTTAGCTAAAGAGGAGCGCATGATCGGTGAAGGAGATATTCGTGATTTGAATCGCATCGTCTTAAAAGAGGGTTTTTGGCGCATTGCTGAAACGGTCGATGGCAACCCGACTCGCCGCTGGATTGAGCCGGGGGAGTATAAAACGGCTCCGAATCATGTCATTACCGCCACGGGTGAGCTGTTTCACTTTGCTACCTCGGAGGAGACTCCGGCAAAGATGGCGGAGTTTTGCCACTGGCTGACAGAACAGATTGAGCAACCGCAACAAGAGTTAATGCAACTATTAGCAGAGATACACCACCGCTTTATTGCTATCCATCCATTTGATGATGGCAATGGTCGGGTGGTACGACTGCTGTTGAACTATGTTTTACTACGGTTGGAACTATTACCACTCATTATTCAGACCAGCCGGCGACGAAGCTATCTCGATGCGATTGCGATGGCCGATAGTGGCGATCTGCAACCGTTAGCGCAGTTTTTGGAACAGTCACTACTTTGGTCGATGCAGTTGGGGGTTCGGGCGGCTGGGGAGTTAGTGGAATTGGAGGAGCTCCAGCGATGA
- a CDS encoding transposase, whose translation MKVTRVLNAKRPNKGKVAALREQARRLGQVRTEVWQRFGSVGGVGLSDRKIRDGWLKEGRAFPVSANAWKETLRDAKGNITACMEAAKVKVRQSVFRHIRDEAEQKRLFTALKRNEWTGDSYLRRLMRKHWHHGHNHTHNQIIVRSDNYTTFLLGGCVWIKIPGLVKGQRIAILLNTTITPTGTLRVIIKDDDRIEVHTTVNVETKQDCGKRTLGIDKGYSEVLVDSDGDHHGQELGQVLTEQSDKLKAKYQRRSKLRALANTTRNPHKREHIRRFNLGRKKLNRQMDKTHASIRDVVFQSVHKVVDKAAVIAAEELTAPMSGKSFGKNVNRRLASWTKGVIAEALDSVSSRRGSAVVLVNPAYTSQIDSRNGCLLGKRQGDRFYCFDGVVLQADQNAARNVLARLSDLDIDRFMPYRQVKTILQARTERLRLGLLNQDSSCSPVRVLSTESELPKNCHEQLCLGF comes from the coding sequence ATGAAGGTCACGCGAGTTTTGAACGCAAAACGCCCGAACAAGGGCAAAGTCGCCGCATTGCGCGAGCAGGCGCGTCGGCTTGGCCAAGTGCGTACCGAGGTCTGGCAGAGGTTTGGGTCGGTCGGTGGCGTGGGTCTCTCGGATCGCAAGATTCGCGATGGCTGGCTGAAGGAAGGTCGCGCCTTTCCGGTTTCCGCCAACGCTTGGAAAGAGACCCTACGCGATGCGAAGGGCAACATCACCGCCTGCATGGAAGCGGCCAAGGTTAAGGTTCGCCAATCTGTCTTTCGTCACATCCGGGACGAAGCCGAGCAAAAACGCCTGTTCACTGCCCTCAAGCGCAACGAATGGACGGGCGATTCTTATCTGCGCCGGCTCATGCGTAAGCACTGGCATCATGGCCATAACCATACCCATAACCAGATTATTGTCCGTTCAGATAATTACACTACCTTCCTCCTGGGTGGGTGCGTCTGGATCAAGATCCCCGGCCTTGTTAAAGGTCAGCGTATCGCCATTTTGCTCAATACCACGATCACGCCAACTGGCACTCTGCGCGTCATTATCAAAGACGATGACCGTATTGAGGTTCACACCACCGTTAATGTCGAAACCAAACAGGATTGCGGCAAGCGCACCCTCGGCATTGATAAAGGCTACTCCGAAGTGCTTGTGGATTCAGACGGCGATCACCACGGCCAGGAGCTCGGTCAAGTACTGACCGAACAATCCGATAAGCTAAAAGCCAAATATCAGCGCCGATCAAAACTGCGAGCGCTCGCCAACACGACCCGTAACCCGCATAAACGCGAGCACATTCGTCGCTTTAACCTTGGGCGCAAAAAGCTAAACCGGCAGATGGACAAAACCCATGCAAGCATCCGTGATGTGGTGTTTCAGTCGGTTCATAAGGTTGTTGATAAAGCCGCCGTGATTGCGGCGGAAGAGCTCACCGCCCCGATGTCGGGCAAGTCCTTCGGCAAGAACGTCAATCGTCGGCTGGCAAGCTGGACGAAAGGCGTCATTGCCGAAGCACTTGATAGTGTTTCAAGCCGCAGAGGTTCTGCGGTCGTTCTGGTCAATCCTGCCTACACATCGCAAATTGATTCCCGCAACGGATGCCTACTCGGCAAACGCCAGGGGGATCGGTTTTACTGTTTCGACGGGGTTGTGTTGCAGGCAGATCAGAACGCTGCGCGAAACGTGCTGGCACGGTTGTCCGATCTTGACATCGATCGGTTCATGCCGTACCGACAGGTGAAGACGATCTTGCAAGCGCGGACTGAGCGCCTCCGGTTGGGACTGCTCAACCAGGACTCCAGTTGCTCGCCCGTACGGGTGTTATCAACGGAGAGCGAATTACCGAAAAACTGCCATGAGCAACTTTGCTTAGGTTTTTAG
- a CDS encoding IS607 family transposase — translation MSSRYSIGEFAKRIGRSVQTVRRWEREGKLQSKRLPSGHRYFDESDVRLMLGGAPKRRDVVVYCRVSSAGQKDDLASQVKAMETYCLGAGIAVDEWVQEIGGGMNFKRKRFLALVDRIHRGEVRLLLIAHKDRLMRFGFDLLAHIAAENGCEIVVVNQESLSPEQEMVEDLLAIVHTFSCRLYRMRKYKQQIKEDFPDSPIQLPKDVCE, via the coding sequence ATGAGCAGTAGATACAGCATAGGTGAGTTTGCTAAGCGCATTGGGCGGTCAGTGCAAACCGTGCGGCGTTGGGAAAGAGAGGGGAAGTTGCAGTCCAAGCGCCTGCCATCGGGGCATCGGTATTTCGATGAGTCCGATGTTCGCCTGATGCTGGGCGGGGCGCCTAAGAGGCGAGATGTGGTGGTGTATTGCCGAGTCTCCAGTGCGGGACAAAAAGACGATCTTGCCTCCCAGGTCAAAGCGATGGAAACCTACTGTCTGGGCGCAGGGATTGCGGTCGATGAGTGGGTGCAAGAAATCGGCGGCGGGATGAACTTCAAGCGCAAGCGCTTTCTCGCTCTGGTCGATCGGATTCATCGTGGGGAAGTGCGCCTACTGCTGATTGCCCACAAGGATCGGTTGATGCGCTTTGGCTTCGATTTGTTGGCGCATATCGCAGCAGAAAATGGCTGTGAGATAGTCGTTGTGAACCAGGAGTCTCTCTCCCCTGAGCAAGAGATGGTTGAGGATTTACTGGCGATTGTGCATACCTTCAGTTGCCGACTGTATCGGATGCGCAAGTACAAGCAGCAGATCAAGGAGGATTTTCCCGATAGTCCCATTCAGTTACCAAAGGATGTGTGCGAATGA
- a CDS encoding DUF4435 domain-containing protein: MSKGISTTIKKIKEQQIGATRKGVLIVEGVDDAAFYAELLSKRHAGWESSFCIVEVGGKKIVLDILIREPDWFGIVDRDEWSSEVLTEKQTTHPNLWISPRFCVENYLIVPQELWAAFPEKQRKILEGEHKLREALLNDLDRWVAHGVLWSVINPLWEGLRSRGFKEDLLSPEVALDSDRIKEKLKEWHQFLDPECIMVRYESTLERVRALPQDERLKQWIHGKSFYSSVVNPALNTLLGQKSEKDRRSSIIRTLPLPDDLSALWDRLGSAGLIE; this comes from the coding sequence ATGAGCAAGGGAATTTCAACAACAATCAAAAAGATCAAAGAACAACAGATCGGTGCAACACGTAAGGGTGTGTTGATTGTTGAGGGCGTTGATGATGCTGCTTTCTACGCTGAACTTCTGTCTAAGCGTCATGCTGGCTGGGAATCCAGTTTCTGCATTGTCGAAGTTGGCGGGAAGAAGATTGTTCTTGATATTTTGATCAGGGAGCCTGACTGGTTCGGGATTGTTGATCGTGATGAATGGAGCAGTGAAGTCCTTACCGAAAAGCAAACCACCCACCCCAATCTTTGGATCAGTCCCCGTTTTTGCGTAGAAAACTATCTGATAGTCCCGCAGGAACTTTGGGCGGCGTTTCCTGAAAAGCAGCGCAAAATCCTTGAAGGCGAGCATAAACTCCGTGAGGCACTCTTGAACGATCTTGATCGTTGGGTAGCACATGGTGTTCTGTGGTCGGTCATAAACCCTCTTTGGGAGGGATTGCGTTCTCGGGGTTTCAAAGAAGATCTTCTTTCACCTGAAGTAGCCCTCGATAGTGACAGAATCAAGGAAAAGCTCAAGGAATGGCATCAATTTCTTGATCCTGAGTGCATCATGGTGCGCTATGAATCGACCCTTGAACGAGTACGCGCATTGCCTCAAGACGAGCGGCTTAAGCAGTGGATACATGGGAAAAGTTTCTACTCCTCTGTGGTGAATCCGGCCTTAAATACCCTGCTGGGTCAAAAATCTGAAAAGGACAGACGGTCAAGCATTATCCGCACCCTGCCGCTTCCTGATGATCTGTCGGCCTTGTGGGACAGGCTTGGATCAGCAGGACTGATAGAATGA
- a CDS encoding ABC transporter codes for MKIKSIVTQGVGSLPDGEITLNNDWTDSVESKVLFTGPNGCGKSTLLRGVAMLWDALGYWLDQRKVLPQKHESRSWLQRWDGFAVVLDSLEPFYPEPVVVLFGTQEWSKEILPGYDNVARIGETFTRGNVGKPKRELHLPKEGWLDAWSTARKKQILTYEAIDAPNLVYLDAEERRWVSPKRNLSEPQPDLLSQRWLTRYLVTDDWKGQLEASLITLKTSQLHLYHEVIRSLNRFLAGKEIDPDIRPGEGRIRVKLQNQRGLSHSLDDLSAGEHQVLILIYLITRWMQKGGVVLIDEPDLYLHPSLVDPFLSALEQLIVKKDGQLLITSHAVDVWHRYDNNGLRVALQPEGGAR; via the coding sequence ATGAAAATCAAATCAATTGTCACTCAGGGTGTCGGATCTCTGCCGGATGGTGAAATTACCCTGAATAATGACTGGACAGATTCGGTAGAGTCAAAGGTTCTTTTTACTGGGCCGAACGGGTGTGGCAAATCTACCCTGCTCCGGGGTGTTGCCATGTTGTGGGATGCGCTGGGCTATTGGCTGGATCAGCGAAAAGTTCTGCCGCAAAAACATGAATCCCGTTCATGGCTGCAGCGATGGGATGGCTTTGCGGTAGTTCTGGACAGTCTGGAACCGTTTTATCCTGAACCGGTCGTGGTTCTGTTTGGTACGCAGGAATGGAGCAAGGAAATTTTACCTGGGTATGACAATGTGGCCAGAATCGGTGAAACATTTACGAGGGGGAATGTTGGCAAGCCAAAGCGGGAACTGCACTTGCCCAAAGAAGGATGGCTGGATGCCTGGAGCACCGCCCGGAAAAAACAGATACTCACCTACGAGGCTATAGATGCGCCGAATCTTGTTTATCTGGATGCTGAAGAGCGGAGGTGGGTGTCTCCGAAGCGAAATCTTTCCGAACCTCAGCCCGACTTGTTGTCTCAGCGCTGGCTGACACGCTATCTCGTTACGGATGACTGGAAAGGCCAGCTGGAAGCGTCCCTGATTACCCTCAAAACATCTCAGCTTCACCTCTATCATGAGGTAATCCGCTCCCTGAACCGGTTTTTAGCTGGCAAGGAGATTGATCCGGATATCCGTCCAGGTGAAGGGCGGATCCGGGTCAAACTTCAGAATCAGAGAGGACTCTCTCACTCCCTTGATGACCTCAGCGCCGGAGAGCATCAGGTACTCATTCTTATCTACCTCATTACCCGCTGGATGCAAAAAGGGGGGGTCGTCCTGATCGATGAACCGGATCTTTATTTACACCCTTCGCTCGTCGATCCCTTTTTGTCTGCATTAGAACAGCTGATTGTTAAAAAGGACGGGCAGCTTCTTATTACCTCCCATGCCGTGGATGTTTGGCATCGGTATGACAACAATGGGCTGCGTGTTGCGCTCCAACCCGAAGGTGGTGCGCGATGA